From Salinirubellus salinus, the proteins below share one genomic window:
- the aroC gene encoding chorismate synthase, which translates to MNGNEFGRLFRLTTYGESHGEAMGCTVSGVPAGVELSEAAIQRELDRRKPGQSMITTSRGEPDEVTINSGVQDGYTTGTPVGMVIQNKDARSGKYEPFVTAPRPSHGDYTYSAKFGTRNWGGGGRSSARETVNWVAAGAIAKQVLEQSEYDVQVKAHVNRIGDIEAPEVTFEEMLEHTEENEVRCAHPETAEEMREAIDQYQTEGDSIGGSIYFECRGVPRGLGAPRFDSFPARLGQAMFAIPATSAFEFGAGKDVVSMRGIDRNEDWTFDEGDRPDVVSEEGDPVPVGNDHGGLQGGITTGEPIYGEATWHAPTSIPKEQETVDWETGERKRIQVVGRHDPVLPPRAVPVVEAMLYCTILDFMLLSGRINPDRLDGRVGEYDTDYHPSSPQNDPEDAATKAETVEDDD; encoded by the coding sequence ATGAACGGTAACGAGTTCGGTCGGCTCTTCCGGCTGACCACCTACGGCGAGAGCCACGGTGAGGCGATGGGGTGTACCGTCTCCGGTGTGCCCGCGGGCGTGGAACTCTCGGAGGCGGCCATCCAGCGTGAACTGGACCGGCGCAAGCCCGGCCAGTCGATGATCACCACCTCCCGCGGGGAACCGGACGAGGTGACCATCAACTCCGGCGTGCAGGACGGCTACACCACCGGCACACCCGTCGGGATGGTCATCCAGAACAAGGACGCCCGCTCGGGCAAGTACGAGCCGTTCGTCACGGCTCCCCGCCCCTCGCACGGTGACTACACCTACTCCGCGAAGTTCGGGACGCGCAACTGGGGTGGCGGTGGCCGCTCGTCCGCCCGCGAGACGGTGAACTGGGTGGCGGCTGGCGCCATCGCCAAGCAGGTCCTCGAGCAGAGCGAGTACGACGTACAGGTCAAGGCCCACGTCAACCGCATCGGCGACATTGAGGCGCCCGAGGTGACGTTCGAGGAGATGCTCGAACACACCGAGGAGAACGAGGTGCGCTGTGCACACCCCGAGACGGCCGAGGAGATGCGCGAGGCCATCGACCAGTACCAGACGGAGGGCGACTCCATCGGCGGGTCCATCTACTTCGAGTGTCGCGGGGTCCCGCGTGGCCTCGGCGCACCGCGCTTCGACTCGTTCCCAGCCCGGCTCGGCCAGGCGATGTTCGCCATCCCGGCCACCTCGGCGTTCGAGTTCGGCGCCGGGAAGGACGTCGTCTCGATGCGCGGTATCGATCGCAACGAGGACTGGACCTTCGACGAGGGCGACCGCCCCGACGTCGTGAGCGAGGAGGGCGACCCGGTCCCCGTGGGCAACGACCACGGCGGCCTGCAGGGCGGCATCACGACCGGCGAACCCATCTACGGCGAGGCGACGTGGCACGCGCCCACCTCCATCCCGAAGGAACAGGAGACGGTCGACTGGGAGACGGGCGAGCGCAAGAGGATACAGGTCGTCGGGCGGCACGACCCCGTCCTGCCGCCCCGAGCCGTCCCGGTCGTCGAGGCGATGCTCTACTGCACCATCCTCGACTTCATGCTCCTGAGCGGTCGCATCAACCCGGACCGACTGGACGGCCGCGTCGGCGAGTACGACACCGACTACCACCCCAGCTCCCCCCAGAACGACCCGGAGGACGCCGCGACGAAGGCCGAGACCGTCGAGGACGACGACTGA
- the udk gene encoding uridine kinase, protein MPVPSFVMAIAGGTGAGKTTVARELTTGVDSVTLVPLDNYYRDRSGQPLEERREVNYDHPDAFDWPLVREQVSALCEGRTVEMPQYDFTVHNREEERVTVDPGDVLVVEGILALHDDVVAEMLDLKLYVETDADVRILRRIRRDVVDRGRDLEGVMDQYLSTVKPMHERFVRPTKKEADLIIPEGANDRAVDLLRDRVLGVVEEGEPPEPFSE, encoded by the coding sequence ATGCCCGTCCCCTCCTTCGTGATGGCCATCGCCGGCGGCACCGGCGCGGGCAAGACCACCGTCGCCCGGGAACTCACCACGGGCGTCGACTCGGTGACGCTCGTCCCCCTCGACAACTACTACCGCGACCGATCGGGGCAACCCCTCGAGGAGCGCCGCGAGGTGAACTACGACCACCCGGACGCGTTCGACTGGCCGCTCGTGCGCGAACAGGTGAGCGCACTCTGCGAGGGCCGCACCGTCGAGATGCCCCAGTACGACTTCACGGTCCACAACCGCGAGGAGGAGCGGGTCACGGTCGACCCCGGGGACGTCCTGGTCGTCGAAGGTATCCTCGCACTCCACGACGACGTCGTCGCGGAGATGCTGGACCTCAAACTCTACGTCGAGACGGACGCGGACGTGCGCATCCTCCGGCGCATCCGCCGCGACGTGGTCGACCGCGGACGCGACCTCGAGGGCGTCATGGACCAGTACCTCTCGACGGTCAAACCGATGCACGAACGGTTCGTCCGCCCGACCAAGAAGGAGGCAGACCTCATCATCCCCGAGGGCGCGAACGACCGGGCCGTGGACCTCCTCCGCGACCGGGTGCTGGGCGTCGTCGAGGAGGGCGAACCCCCCGAGCCGTTCTCCGAGTGA
- a CDS encoding GTP cyclohydrolase III, translating into MTNTQVTLVQIDNYGPWTVTPEPRREVDLQTLQSRLYADLSQLVGNREGYVFFTRFDNMIAVTNGLDTAAHSLIQESVRNRYPVTVSFGIGVHESPAVALGQATDHLQDAGSAQDSGRTEILRGEPLPESARTEEDVSLAHFDVNDATGKYTDQLNEFDTFIHIEQGYAELMRYMRRAHDALSFFVGGDNVIAVCPDITAEEYADACEHVREAVGVDLKVGVGTARTAQDAGMAAKHALERCRREGTAVEFDR; encoded by the coding sequence GTGACGAACACGCAGGTGACCCTCGTCCAGATAGACAACTACGGGCCGTGGACGGTCACGCCCGAACCGCGCCGCGAGGTGGACCTCCAGACGCTCCAGTCGCGGCTCTACGCCGACCTCTCGCAGCTCGTGGGGAACCGCGAGGGGTACGTCTTCTTCACCCGCTTCGACAACATGATCGCGGTGACGAACGGGCTGGACACGGCCGCCCACTCGCTCATCCAGGAGTCGGTCCGGAACCGCTACCCGGTCACGGTCTCGTTCGGCATCGGCGTCCACGAGTCGCCAGCCGTCGCACTCGGACAGGCCACCGACCACCTGCAGGACGCGGGCAGCGCACAGGATTCGGGCCGCACGGAGATCCTCCGCGGGGAGCCGCTCCCCGAGTCCGCACGCACCGAGGAGGACGTCTCACTCGCGCACTTCGACGTGAACGACGCCACGGGGAAGTACACCGACCAGCTCAACGAGTTCGACACGTTCATCCACATCGAGCAGGGGTACGCCGAGCTGATGCGGTACATGCGTCGGGCACACGACGCGCTCTCGTTCTTCGTCGGCGGCGACAACGTCATCGCCGTCTGTCCGGACATCACGGCCGAGGAGTACGCGGACGCCTGCGAACACGTCCGCGAGGCCGTCGGCGTCGACCTGAAGGTCGGTGTCGGCACAGCCCGGACCGCACAGGACGCCGGCATGGCCGCGAAGCACGCGCTGGAGCGCTGTCGCCGCGAGGGGACTGCCGTCGAGTTCGACCGCTGA
- a CDS encoding alpha/beta hydrolase family protein, whose amino-acid sequence MRVQFDGRAFDYQTLRALAYTTYGGAEPGEVFVTTARISGGDTEAWHTEWRTTAERVERSASRAADAGHDRTARGAFLRAHTYYRTAEFFLARDDPRRRPAYERSRECFRAALDRLDTPVERLDVPYEDTELPGYLFRPAAPGDPDGPQPTVVCLGGFDSLAEELYFLCGVPEALARGYAIVLFEGPGQGAPLREEGRTARPDWEHVVGPVLDHLEGRRGIDTGRLGLVGVSFGGYYAPRAAAFDDRIGAVVAFDHMHDLWRASAAESPLLARLFARLPDAVVDAAAALGERTSVESRWLMENSRWVFGVETAAELQRTLRTYSLTDVADRIECPTLVLAGEDDHFVPLSLASEFESLVSGPTTLRVFTTEEGAGEHCQLGNLALAHGELYDWLDGVL is encoded by the coding sequence ATGCGCGTCCAGTTCGACGGCCGGGCGTTCGACTACCAGACGCTCCGTGCGCTCGCGTACACGACCTACGGCGGAGCCGAACCCGGCGAGGTGTTCGTCACCACGGCGCGAATCTCCGGGGGTGACACCGAGGCGTGGCACACCGAGTGGCGGACCACCGCCGAACGCGTCGAGCGGTCGGCCTCGCGCGCGGCCGACGCCGGCCACGACCGGACCGCCCGCGGCGCCTTCCTCCGCGCACACACCTACTACCGGACGGCCGAGTTCTTCCTCGCGAGGGACGACCCACGACGGCGGCCGGCGTACGAACGTTCGCGTGAGTGCTTCCGCGCGGCGCTCGATCGACTCGACACGCCCGTCGAGCGCCTCGACGTCCCGTACGAGGACACCGAACTCCCCGGCTACCTGTTCCGGCCGGCGGCCCCGGGCGACCCGGACGGCCCGCAGCCGACGGTGGTCTGTCTCGGGGGCTTCGACTCGCTGGCAGAGGAACTCTACTTCCTCTGTGGCGTCCCCGAAGCACTGGCACGCGGCTACGCCATCGTCCTGTTCGAGGGACCGGGACAGGGCGCCCCGCTCCGCGAGGAGGGACGCACCGCGCGCCCGGACTGGGAGCACGTCGTCGGTCCCGTCCTCGACCACCTCGAGGGTCGGCGGGGCATCGACACCGGGCGACTCGGGCTCGTCGGTGTGAGTTTCGGGGGCTACTACGCGCCCCGCGCGGCCGCCTTCGACGACCGTATCGGGGCCGTCGTCGCGTTCGACCACATGCACGACCTCTGGCGGGCCTCGGCGGCCGAGAGCCCACTCCTCGCGCGGCTGTTCGCCCGACTGCCGGACGCGGTGGTCGACGCGGCGGCGGCGCTGGGCGAGCGGACGAGCGTCGAGTCGCGGTGGCTGATGGAGAACTCCCGGTGGGTGTTCGGCGTCGAGACGGCGGCGGAACTCCAGCGGACCCTCCGGACGTACTCACTGACCGACGTGGCCGACCGCATCGAGTGTCCGACGCTCGTCCTCGCGGGCGAGGACGACCACTTCGTCCCGCTCTCGCTGGCCTCGGAGTTCGAGTCGCTCGTGAGCGGCCCGACCACGCTCCGCGTCTTCACCACGGAGGAGGGCGCCGGTGAACACTGCCAGCTGGGGAACCTCGCGCTCGCGCACGGGGAACTGTACGACTGGCTGGACGGGGTCCTCTAA
- a CDS encoding prephenate dehydrogenase/arogenate dehydrogenase family protein yields the protein MDTLVVGAGTMGRWFGECLADQDVAFADTDVGVAADAAEAVGGRTALLDGEERFDVVCLAVPISVVESAIERNAPRADRAVLDVSGVMRGPVEAMRTAAPDCERASLHPLFAPANEPGNVAWVADEDGSALHAVREAIAARGNHVFDTTPEEHDRAMSTVQARAHAAVFAYALAREEVREEFHTPLSGPLSDLVDQVTENTPRVYAEIQSSFPGADAVAEAARRVAEAAEDPEAFDDLYAEAGRAPDAPDTDVGEGG from the coding sequence ATGGATACGCTGGTCGTCGGTGCCGGCACGATGGGGCGGTGGTTCGGCGAGTGTCTCGCCGACCAGGACGTCGCCTTCGCCGACACCGACGTCGGAGTCGCTGCGGACGCCGCGGAGGCGGTCGGGGGCCGGACCGCGCTCCTGGACGGTGAGGAACGGTTCGACGTGGTCTGTCTCGCGGTCCCCATCTCCGTCGTCGAGTCGGCCATCGAGCGCAACGCCCCTCGTGCGGACCGGGCGGTGCTGGACGTCTCGGGCGTGATGCGTGGGCCCGTGGAGGCGATGCGGACAGCCGCGCCCGACTGCGAGCGCGCCAGTCTCCACCCGCTGTTCGCGCCGGCGAACGAACCCGGCAACGTCGCGTGGGTCGCTGACGAGGACGGGTCGGCGCTGCACGCCGTCCGCGAGGCCATCGCGGCTCGCGGCAACCACGTCTTCGACACCACCCCCGAGGAGCACGACCGGGCGATGTCGACGGTGCAGGCCCGCGCCCACGCGGCCGTCTTCGCCTACGCGCTGGCCCGTGAGGAGGTGCGCGAGGAGTTCCACACCCCGCTGTCGGGCCCCCTCTCGGACCTCGTCGACCAGGTGACCGAGAACACCCCACGCGTGTACGCCGAGATACAGTCCTCGTTCCCCGGCGCGGACGCCGTCGCCGAGGCCGCCCGCCGCGTCGCCGAGGCCGCCGAGGACCCCGAGGCGTTCGACGACCTCTACGCGGAGGCCGGGCGGGCCCCCGACGCGCCGGACACGGACGTGGGTGAGGGTGGATGA
- a CDS encoding CBS domain-containing protein: MNADVTVRDVMSHEFVGVSESDDVRSTAALMLAEDVDCVVVLRGREPVGLLTEREVLSVIADGDSPAETTVGSVMREAAESIEPTAGLAAALDIMATADERRLLVDDGELRGLLTEHDLLAATALERYEEPEGAARVALNGSEPPYETATFDETAEPDLAISDQSICQECGALARDLAEVDGQMLCADCRDV, translated from the coding sequence ATGAACGCAGACGTCACCGTGCGAGACGTGATGAGCCACGAGTTCGTCGGGGTGAGCGAGTCGGACGACGTGCGCTCGACGGCCGCCCTGATGCTCGCCGAGGACGTCGACTGTGTCGTCGTCCTCCGGGGACGCGAGCCGGTGGGGTTGCTCACCGAGCGCGAGGTGCTGTCGGTCATCGCCGACGGGGACTCCCCCGCGGAGACCACGGTGGGGTCGGTGATGCGGGAGGCAGCCGAGTCCATCGAGCCGACCGCCGGACTGGCCGCCGCGCTCGACATCATGGCGACGGCCGACGAGCGCCGACTGCTCGTGGACGACGGCGAACTCCGTGGGTTGCTCACGGAACACGACCTGCTGGCCGCGACGGCGCTGGAGCGCTACGAAGAGCCGGAGGGGGCGGCACGGGTGGCGCTCAACGGGTCGGAACCGCCGTACGAGACGGCGACGTTCGACGAGACGGCGGAGCCGGACCTGGCCATCTCCGACCAGAGCATCTGTCAGGAGTGTGGCGCACTCGCGCGTGACCTGGCCGAGGTGGACGGCCAGATGCTCTGTGCGGACTGCCGTGACGTCTGA
- a CDS encoding ABC transporter substrate-binding protein yields MPRKLTRRDALKGAAAAGTVGLAGCLDSITGGGGGSRTIQQGILMPETGDLASVGTPIRDGATLPIKQLQDADTGFSYDFQVGDTQTNPQAGISAAENLVNAGYPAITGPASSGVNLQVTQQVLIPNQVVGCSPSSTSPSVTTLDDDDYVFRTPPSDALQGRVIAQVGAENLGASTASTLFVNNDYGQALSDAFTEAFGGEVQEAVAFEKEQNSYTSRLESALAGSPDMLVIIGYPASGIQMFRDYYADFDTGTDIVVTDGLKDPTLPGEVGNNMENVIGTAPTAAGPGQEFFNSSYQEEYGEEPGVFTSQAFDATAVCVLANIAGGENSGTAVRDNMRTVANPEGEEFGPETLADAVEAVAAGDDINYAGASSSVNFDENGDMESVTYEIFGFTSDGVETQETIQFGG; encoded by the coding sequence ATGCCAAGAAAACTCACCCGCCGCGACGCGCTGAAGGGCGCTGCTGCGGCTGGGACGGTGGGGCTGGCGGGTTGTCTCGACAGTATCACGGGCGGTGGCGGTGGGAGCCGAACTATCCAGCAGGGTATCCTCATGCCGGAGACGGGTGACCTGGCTTCGGTCGGTACCCCCATCCGCGACGGGGCGACGCTCCCGATCAAGCAGCTGCAGGACGCCGACACCGGCTTCAGTTACGACTTCCAGGTCGGTGACACGCAGACGAACCCGCAGGCCGGTATCTCCGCCGCGGAGAACCTCGTCAACGCGGGCTACCCCGCCATCACGGGGCCGGCCTCGTCCGGTGTGAACCTGCAGGTGACCCAGCAGGTGCTCATCCCGAACCAGGTCGTCGGCTGCTCGCCGTCCTCGACCTCGCCCTCGGTGACGACGCTGGACGACGACGACTACGTGTTCCGCACGCCGCCGAGCGACGCCCTGCAGGGGCGCGTCATCGCACAGGTCGGTGCCGAGAACCTCGGCGCCTCCACGGCGTCCACGCTGTTCGTCAACAACGACTACGGGCAGGCACTCTCCGACGCCTTCACCGAGGCCTTCGGCGGTGAGGTCCAGGAGGCCGTCGCGTTCGAGAAGGAGCAGAACTCCTACACCTCGCGGCTGGAGTCGGCACTCGCCGGCAGCCCCGACATGCTGGTCATCATCGGCTACCCGGCCTCGGGTATCCAGATGTTCCGCGACTACTACGCGGACTTCGACACCGGCACGGACATCGTCGTGACGGACGGCCTGAAGGACCCGACGCTCCCCGGCGAGGTCGGCAACAACATGGAGAACGTCATCGGCACGGCCCCGACCGCGGCGGGCCCGGGGCAGGAGTTCTTCAACAGTTCCTACCAGGAGGAGTACGGCGAGGAACCCGGCGTGTTCACGTCGCAGGCGTTCGACGCCACCGCGGTCTGTGTGCTCGCGAACATCGCGGGCGGCGAGAACAGCGGGACGGCCGTGCGCGACAACATGCGCACCGTCGCCAACCCCGAGGGCGAGGAGTTCGGCCCGGAGACGCTGGCCGACGCCGTCGAGGCGGTCGCCGCGGGCGACGACATCAACTACGCCGGCGCCTCCTCGTCCGTCAACTTCGACGAGAACGGGGACATGGAGTCGGTCACCTACGAGATCTTCGGGTTCACGTCCGACGGCGTGGAGACCCAGGAGACCATCCAGTTCGGCGGCTGA
- a CDS encoding DUF5785 family protein — MTDWPHDPDGEEGSEGMRKYGMAILAKKLDEEEDFPLKAADYVENYGDHPVRLNYETVVSVADIFEYVDEDEFDEMVEFHKAMGRAMRRGGIWDVMPEDIPK; from the coding sequence ATGACCGACTGGCCGCACGACCCCGACGGTGAGGAGGGGAGCGAGGGCATGCGCAAGTACGGGATGGCCATCCTGGCGAAGAAACTCGACGAGGAGGAGGACTTCCCGCTGAAGGCCGCCGACTACGTCGAGAACTACGGCGACCATCCCGTCCGCCTGAACTACGAGACGGTCGTCTCTGTCGCGGACATCTTCGAGTACGTCGATGAAGACGAGTTCGACGAGATGGTCGAGTTCCACAAGGCGATGGGCCGGGCGATGCGCCGCGGTGGCATCTGGGACGTGATGCCCGAGGACATCCCGAAGTAA
- a CDS encoding helix-turn-helix domain-containing protein yields MQYLKLTLTPTERAIHPVDEFIADHAAATREELLHVDARNDGTTVLLYRMEGDREAFDEALTAHEHITDHEVVDVEEGGFHAFIQTCSAEEGSALLGIAHQNALIIDTPLVFTEDGLRATLVGTHGNLREALGTLPKELHFTVDNAGPYVPGGEDLLSPLTDRQLEVFETAVEEGYYDVPRRATHKDIANCLGCAPSTVDEHLRKAESRVVSGLVQ; encoded by the coding sequence ATGCAGTACCTGAAACTCACGCTGACGCCGACCGAACGCGCCATCCACCCCGTCGACGAGTTCATCGCGGACCACGCTGCCGCCACCCGCGAGGAATTGCTCCACGTCGACGCCCGCAACGACGGCACCACGGTACTCCTCTACCGGATGGAGGGCGACCGCGAGGCGTTCGACGAGGCGCTGACCGCGCACGAGCACATCACGGACCACGAGGTCGTCGACGTCGAGGAGGGTGGGTTCCACGCGTTCATCCAGACCTGTTCGGCCGAGGAGGGGAGCGCCCTGCTCGGTATCGCCCACCAGAACGCGCTCATCATCGACACCCCGCTCGTGTTCACCGAGGACGGTCTGCGCGCCACGCTCGTCGGCACCCACGGCAACCTGCGCGAGGCGCTGGGCACGCTCCCGAAGGAACTCCACTTCACCGTCGACAACGCCGGCCCGTACGTCCCCGGCGGCGAGGACCTCCTCTCGCCGCTCACCGACCGCCAGCTCGAGGTGTTCGAGACGGCTGTCGAGGAGGGCTACTACGACGTCCCCCGACGGGCCACTCACAAGGACATCGCCAACTGCCTCGGGTGTGCCCCCTCGACCGTCGACGAGCACCTTCGCAAGGCCGAGTCCCGCGTCGTCAGCGGACTCGTCCAGTGA
- a CDS encoding M24 family metallopeptidase encodes MDPDLSRLDGYLADAGVDGYLVNASAEDATQRYLSGFSAPDPYTTLYTADGEAHLLVSGLEYGRAKKDARGSAERPTDYDRRAKVAEYGPTEGGHRVVAEWLADKGVDSVATPSRFPLGLADGLRSLDVAVTADHDDVVERVRAVKTEAEVDNVRAAQEANEKAMATAERMLREADPDVDGVLHLDDEVLTSERIQQEIEVTLLREGCALDETIVACGSQAADPHERGHGPIYENEAVIVDIFPRSKATGYYADMTRTFCVGEPSDTITEWYDLTEEALDAALAELEAGADGSVVHGAACDVYEDAGLPTLRADESTETGFIHSTGHGVGLDIHEYPRLSTQENELEAGMVVTVEPGLYDPEVGGVRIEDIVVVREDGYENLTRYERSLVV; translated from the coding sequence ATGGATCCCGACCTCTCCAGACTCGACGGCTACCTCGCCGACGCGGGCGTCGACGGCTACCTCGTGAACGCCTCCGCCGAGGACGCCACGCAGCGGTATCTCTCCGGATTCTCCGCTCCCGACCCGTACACGACGCTCTACACGGCCGACGGGGAGGCCCACCTCCTCGTCTCGGGGCTGGAGTACGGCCGCGCCAAGAAGGACGCCCGCGGGAGCGCGGAACGCCCCACGGACTACGACCGGCGGGCGAAAGTAGCGGAGTACGGCCCGACCGAGGGCGGCCACCGCGTCGTCGCCGAGTGGCTCGCCGACAAGGGCGTCGACAGCGTCGCCACGCCGTCGCGGTTCCCGCTCGGCCTCGCCGACGGCCTCCGGTCCCTCGACGTGGCCGTGACCGCCGACCACGACGACGTGGTGGAGCGGGTCCGCGCGGTGAAGACCGAGGCGGAGGTCGACAACGTCCGGGCGGCACAGGAGGCCAACGAGAAGGCGATGGCGACCGCCGAACGGATGCTCCGAGAGGCCGATCCGGACGTCGACGGCGTCCTCCACCTCGACGACGAGGTGCTGACCAGCGAGCGCATCCAGCAGGAGATCGAGGTGACGCTCCTCCGCGAGGGGTGTGCGCTCGACGAGACCATCGTCGCCTGCGGGTCGCAGGCGGCCGACCCGCACGAGCGTGGCCACGGCCCTATCTACGAGAACGAGGCCGTCATCGTCGACATCTTCCCGCGCTCGAAGGCCACCGGCTACTACGCCGACATGACCCGGACGTTCTGCGTCGGTGAACCCAGCGACACCATCACCGAGTGGTACGACCTGACCGAGGAGGCGCTCGACGCGGCCCTCGCCGAGCTCGAGGCGGGCGCCGACGGGAGCGTCGTCCACGGCGCTGCCTGCGACGTGTACGAGGACGCGGGCCTCCCGACGCTCCGGGCGGACGAGTCGACGGAGACCGGGTTCATCCACTCCACCGGCCACGGCGTCGGGCTCGACATCCACGAGTACCCGCGGCTCTCCACACAGGAGAACGAACTGGAGGCAGGGATGGTCGTCACCGTCGAACCGGGCCTCTACGACCCCGAGGTCGGTGGGGTTCGGATCGAGGACATCGTCGTCGTCCGCGAGGACGGCTACGAGAACCTGACCCGCTACGAGCGGTCGCTGGTCGTCTGA
- the aroA gene encoding 3-phosphoshikimate 1-carboxyvinyltransferase: protein MDAHVTRSRVGGTTRAPPSKSYTHRAILAAGYADGALVRSPLDSADTRATMRAVEAYGGSVERREADGSLALDVDGFDGLPEVPDDVLDCANSGTTMRLTTATAALADGLTVLTGDASLRSRPQGPLLDAVESLGGRAESTRGNGQAPLVVGGPVVGGHVEIPGDVSSQFVTALLMAGAVTEAGIEIRLETELKSAPYVDITVEVLDAFGVEATGTDAGFEVAGGQSYGPAGGEYAVPGDFSSMSYLLAAGALAADDDAPVVVEGAHPSAQGDSAIVDVLERMGGAIDWDRDAGEITVERSSLSGVEVGVADTPDLLPTIAGLGAAADGTTRITDCEHVRYKETDRVSAMAEELTKMGASVEEERDELLVHGGETDLVGARVDGRADHRIVMALTVAGLVAEGETVVEGAEHVDVSFPDFFQTMASLGASVTTE from the coding sequence ATGGACGCACACGTCACGCGGTCGCGGGTCGGGGGGACCACGCGGGCACCGCCGTCGAAGAGTTACACGCACCGGGCCATCCTCGCCGCCGGGTACGCCGACGGCGCGCTCGTCCGGAGCCCGCTCGACAGCGCGGACACGCGAGCGACGATGCGGGCGGTGGAAGCGTACGGCGGCTCGGTCGAACGGCGTGAGGCCGACGGGTCGCTGGCCCTCGACGTCGATGGGTTCGACGGCCTCCCCGAGGTGCCGGACGACGTCCTCGACTGCGCGAACTCCGGGACCACGATGCGGCTCACGACGGCGACGGCGGCGCTGGCCGACGGCCTCACCGTGCTCACCGGTGACGCGTCGCTCCGCTCACGGCCGCAGGGGCCACTCCTCGACGCCGTCGAGTCGCTCGGGGGGCGAGCGGAGTCGACCCGCGGGAACGGGCAGGCACCGCTCGTCGTCGGTGGTCCGGTGGTCGGTGGCCACGTCGAGATACCCGGCGACGTCTCCTCGCAGTTCGTCACGGCGTTGCTGATGGCTGGCGCCGTCACCGAGGCGGGCATCGAGATACGGCTGGAGACGGAACTGAAGTCCGCGCCGTACGTCGACATCACCGTCGAGGTGCTGGACGCGTTCGGCGTCGAGGCGACGGGGACCGACGCGGGGTTCGAGGTGGCCGGCGGCCAGTCCTACGGTCCCGCCGGCGGCGAGTACGCGGTCCCCGGCGACTTCTCGTCGATGTCCTACCTCCTCGCGGCGGGGGCGCTCGCGGCAGACGACGACGCCCCCGTCGTCGTCGAGGGTGCACACCCCTCCGCGCAGGGAGACAGCGCCATCGTCGACGTCCTGGAGCGGATGGGTGGGGCCATCGACTGGGACCGCGACGCCGGCGAGATCACCGTCGAGCGCTCGTCGCTATCCGGTGTCGAGGTCGGCGTCGCCGACACCCCGGACCTGCTCCCGACCATCGCTGGGCTCGGGGCGGCCGCCGACGGTACGACCCGCATCACGGACTGCGAGCACGTCCGGTACAAGGAGACCGACCGCGTGAGCGCGATGGCCGAGGAGTTGACGAAGATGGGCGCGAGCGTCGAGGAGGAGCGAGACGAACTCCTCGTTCACGGCGGGGAGACGGACCTCGTCGGGGCGCGCGTCGACGGGCGCGCGGACCACCGCATCGTGATGGCCCTGACTGTGGCGGGGCTGGTCGCCGAGGGCGAGACGGTCGTCGAGGGGGCCGAGCACGTCGACGTCTCGTTCCCCGACTTCTTCCAGACGATGGCGTCGCTGGGGGCGTCGGTGACGACGGAGTAG
- a CDS encoding class I SAM-dependent methyltransferase, whose protein sequence is MTEVLSDSERRKIDDGDDGSFYDQPRYVQHVDDGFRERLTDLYATELQPGDRVLDLMGSWVSHLPDFELAVVGHGLNREELAANERYDEWFVRNLNEDQSLPFEDGSFDAVVCAVSVQYLQYPGRVFAELARVLRPDGVVVVSFSNRMFFQKAVAAWLNREMEGRADLIRSYLDATGAFGPVRVVHETPQSDPFYAVVARRL, encoded by the coding sequence ATGACCGAGGTGCTCTCCGACAGCGAGCGCCGGAAGATCGACGACGGCGACGACGGGTCGTTCTACGACCAGCCGCGATACGTCCAGCACGTCGACGACGGCTTCCGCGAGCGGCTGACAGACCTCTACGCCACCGAACTCCAGCCCGGTGACCGAGTGCTCGACCTGATGGGGTCGTGGGTGAGCCACCTGCCCGACTTCGAGTTGGCGGTGGTCGGCCACGGCCTCAACCGGGAGGAACTCGCGGCGAACGAGCGCTACGACGAGTGGTTCGTCCGGAACCTGAACGAGGACCAGTCGCTTCCGTTCGAGGACGGGTCGTTCGACGCCGTCGTCTGCGCTGTGTCCGTCCAGTACCTCCAGTACCCCGGGCGAGTGTTCGCGGAGCTGGCCCGAGTGTTGCGACCGGACGGCGTGGTCGTCGTCTCGTTCTCGAACCGGATGTTCTTCCAGAAGGCCGTCGCGGCGTGGCTGAACCGGGAGATGGAGGGACGGGCCGACCTGATCCGGTCGTACCTCGACGCGACGGGTGCGTTCGGTCCCGTCCGTGTCGTGCACGAGACACCCCAGAGCGACCCGTTCTACGCCGTCGTCGCGCGACGCCTGTGA